Genomic segment of Catenibacterium mitsuokai:
GCACCTCCCGCAATTGCAGGCTTCACGAGTATCTGCAATCTAATCGTAGAACTAATATAATCTAGATAGATCAAAATATCAGTTGTGGATGATATAAAATTATGCTGTTTTAGACGACTATGATTATATTTTGCGGAATTTTGTGATATGTTTCCAGTTAGATGGAAATCCCATATATTCATAAAGTTGCTCTAGTTTTAAGTTTGAATTCTTCTTTTCGTATTGATTGAAAATATGAATCAGATGCTTTTTGAATACTAAAAAATCAGCTTGTGGTAGTAGATAGCGAAAGGTAATAACTACACAAAACAAATCATTTTTTCCATATATATATTTTGAGCCACTTTTTGGTATGTTTAATCTTTTGTGTATCAATGTGTCAGGAATATCAATATACGTGCGATAAGAAAAAAGTCTTTCGTTGTGAGCGCAAACGTTTCGATAGAGTGTTAATACTTTTAAATAACTAATCATTTCATTTTTCTTGAGATTTCCAAAGTCCTGGCAGATGAGTCCTTGCATATTTTGAAGTAGAAATTCAAACATCTTGGATATTTGACCGAAAGTAAGAGCATTACAAGTCACCCACAGCGGGATATTATGATATTTATTGCGCTGGTAAACAAGATATTTGTGATTCTTGTTTTTATTAGCTACATTATCTAGTATTTGAATTAGTTTTATAATTCCACGCATATTTTTAGGAATCATGTTGTAGTTGTTGGGATTAAGGTATTCTTCTTGACGTTCTCCATGTTTTTGACAGAAGTGGTAAGAAATAGATGAACGTAGTTTTCTTTCTATACGGCATAAATACTTGAAGAATAATCCACGTAATTCTTCATCTAATTCATAAAGATTAACTATATCTTCAAAACAAGTATTATTAACGTATTTACGTGTATGA
This window contains:
- a CDS encoding Abi family protein — encoded protein: MTKPFITYTNQIENLKSEKHLIVTDTNYAITSLKNISYYGLIGGYKHPFIDIHTRKYVNNTCFEDIVNLYELDEELRGLFFKYLCRIERKLRSSISYHFCQKHGERQEEYLNPNNYNMIPKNMRGIIKLIQILDNVANKNKNHKYLVYQRNKYHNIPLWVTCNALTFGQISKMFEFLLQNMQGLICQDFGNLKKNEMISYLKVLTLYRNVCAHNERLFSYRTYIDIPDTLIHKRLNIPKSGSKYIYGKNDLFCVVITFRYLLPQADFLVFKKHLIHIFNQYEKKNSNLKLEQLYEYMGFPSNWKHITKFRKI